The Imtechella halotolerans DNA window CACCAATTACGGGATCTACTTTTTCGAAGAATGATATGATTGAGTCAAACATGGATTAGTTTTTTTTAATATAGAGGTTACCGGCTGCCATGGCAGAAAGGTTAATCGATTGTCCGTGTAGTAGTATTTGAATGGAATGGTCAAAAGGTTCTTTTGAAAGTACCTCAATTTCGTTTCCTAAGGCAATTGATAATTTGTCAAGGTATTGCAAGAATTCTTTAGATGAATTTTTGACACCTACGCAGATACCTTTATCTCCAACTTGAAGATTACTTAGTAATACTTTTGCTGTGGTTTGTAGATGTCCGTTTTTGTCAGGTATTGGATCACCATGAGGATCAACTTTTGGAAAGCCAAGCAAAGCATCAAGTTCGGCTACTAATTTTTCAGATTGGATATGTTCTAGTTGTTCTGCTACCTCATGTACTTCATCCCATGAAAAGTTAAGTTTTTCAACTAAGAATACTTCCCAAAGACGATGTTTTCGGATCACTTTAAGAGCATGAAGCCTTCCTTTCTCAGTCAGTTGAACTCCTTGGTATTTTTTATAATTAACCAATTCTTTTTCTGAAAGTTTCTTTAACATATCCGTTACAGAGGAAGCCTTGGTGTCCATTTCTTCTGCAATAGAATTCGTTGGAACTCCATCATTTTTGTCTTTAGCAAGATGAAATATCGCCTTTAAATAATTTTCTTCAGATAGTGTCATTGTTTTCATAAGTGCAAAAATACATTTTTATTTGTAAAAACAAATTTTTAGCTTTGTCTAAAAATAAATTTAATACATTCAAAAAAATGAAATATATCTGTCTATTAATTGGACTTATAGGAGGAATGGCTTTTGCCCAAAAAGGTAAAGTGATAGGATATGTGGTTTCCAATGAGGATCGATTGCCTTTTGCCAATGTATATATTTTAGGTACTACTATGGGGGCCATTACAGATGAGGATGGGTTTTTTGAGATTTTGGATGTGCCCTATGGAAACTATATTCTTCAAGTTTCTTTTACTGGATACAAAACTGAAAGGTTGAAAATTACTGTTGGTAAAAATGCAGAGTCATATTCCATTATATTGGAGGAAGATACAATGTTAGATGAAGTGGTAGTCTCAGGTACAATGAAAGCAGTAAGTCGAATGGAGAGTGCCGTTCCCGTGGAAGTATATAGTCCTGTTTTTTTAAAGAAAAACCCAGTGCCTAATATTTTTGAGTCCTTGCAATTGGTTAACGGTGTTAGGCCTCAATTGAATTGTAATGTGTGTAATACTGGTGATATTCATATCAATGGATTAGAAGGACCTTATACAATGGTACTTATTGATGGTATGCCTATAGTAAGTGGTTTGTCAACAGTATATGGGCTTTCTGGCATTCCAAATTCTTTGATTGAACAGGTAGAAATTGTGAAAGGACCAGCTTCTTCTTTGTATGGTAGTGAAGCTGTGGGCGGACTTATTAATATTATTACACGTCATCCAGATCATGCACCCACTTTTTTTGCAGACCTTAATCAAACTTCCTGGGGAGAATTAAATGTAGATGTGGGGACTAGCTATTCTCTTGGTGATAAAGCAAGAGGTTTACTAGGTATAAATACGTATTATTACAACATTCCAATTGATAACAATCAAGATAATTTTACTGATGTGACGCTCCAAAAACGAGTGTCCTTATTTAATAAATGGAGTTTTGTTCGACACAAAAATAGGTTGATGAACCTAGCAGCACGTGTTTTTTATGAAGACCGATGGGGAGGAGAAATGCAATGGAAAAAGAAGTATAGAGGAGGTAGTGAAATTTATGGGGAAAGTATATATACAGCAAGATATGAATTACTGGGCAATTATCAATTACCTGTTAAGGGCAAGTGGCTATTCAGTTTTTCCTATACCAATCATGACCAAAACTCTGTCTATGGAGATGTTAAGTATCTTGCAAAGCAACAAATTGGATTTGGACAACT harbors:
- a CDS encoding metal-dependent transcriptional regulator gives rise to the protein MTLSEENYLKAIFHLAKDKNDGVPTNSIAEEMDTKASSVTDMLKKLSEKELVNYKKYQGVQLTEKGRLHALKVIRKHRLWEVFLVEKLNFSWDEVHEVAEQLEHIQSEKLVAELDALLGFPKVDPHGDPIPDKNGHLQTTAKVLLSNLQVGDKGICVGVKNSSKEFLQYLDKLSIALGNEIEVLSKEPFDHSIQILLHGQSINLSAMAAGNLYIKKN
- a CDS encoding TonB-dependent receptor; translation: MKYICLLIGLIGGMAFAQKGKVIGYVVSNEDRLPFANVYILGTTMGAITDEDGFFEILDVPYGNYILQVSFTGYKTERLKITVGKNAESYSIILEEDTMLDEVVVSGTMKAVSRMESAVPVEVYSPVFLKKNPVPNIFESLQLVNGVRPQLNCNVCNTGDIHINGLEGPYTMVLIDGMPIVSGLSTVYGLSGIPNSLIEQVEIVKGPASSLYGSEAVGGLINIITRHPDHAPTFFADLNQTSWGELNVDVGTSYSLGDKARGLLGINTYYYNIPIDNNQDNFTDVTLQKRVSLFNKWSFVRHKNRLMNLAARVFYEDRWGGEMQWKKKYRGGSEIYGESIYTARYELLGNYQLPVKGKWLFSFSYTNHDQNSVYGDVKYLAKQQIGFGQLTLDANWEKHDLLMGLALRYQYYNDNTPATFLSADKVWLPGLFLQDEITLSNSQTILIGNRLDYDSRHGFIYTPRLAYRWKPDQETVLRINAGTGFRVVNLFTEEHAALTGSREVVLAEELHPEKSYNLNVNFLKKIYSKNGFVATWDSSAWITYFTNVILPDYDVHPNKIIYANLDGHAISKGISSNLDVMLPFGLKGTLGGTIQDVSSTRNGVKSKQILTEQFSGTWALTYTIQPWKLSVDYTGNLYGPMRLPLLGDLDPRRANSPVWSIQNVQFTWKGIPKIEVYAGVKNLLNWTPNKGNPFLIARAHDPFDKQVLFDNEGKAIPTSDNPYALTFDPGYVFAPNQGIRGFFGLRYTVN